In the genome of Prosthecobacter dejongeii, one region contains:
- the lexA gene encoding transcriptional repressor LexA, which produces MFDLNTKLTDRQRELLDYLRQYQRENGVMPSTRDIQRHFGFSSQTAAMSHLRALEKKGVIQRHSHKARAVVFPEDLERAEIMDIPLYGMIPAGYASPQEQQADGSIAVDVNTLGLGRNAKAFALKVRGESMIGANICDGDMVILEAKEPRPRDIVAALIDGETTLKRFLIKDGRPYLQAENPDFPDLIPANELLIQGVMQALIRQVGRD; this is translated from the coding sequence ATGTTCGACCTAAACACAAAACTCACCGACCGCCAGCGCGAACTGCTGGACTATCTGCGCCAGTACCAGCGCGAAAACGGTGTCATGCCCAGCACGCGTGACATCCAGCGGCACTTTGGTTTTTCCAGCCAGACTGCGGCGATGAGTCACCTCCGGGCCTTGGAGAAAAAGGGTGTCATCCAGCGCCACTCTCACAAAGCCCGCGCTGTGGTGTTTCCCGAAGATCTGGAACGGGCCGAGATCATGGACATCCCTCTTTACGGGATGATTCCTGCCGGCTATGCCAGCCCCCAGGAACAGCAGGCGGATGGCTCCATTGCAGTGGATGTAAATACGCTGGGCCTAGGTCGCAATGCCAAAGCCTTCGCTCTGAAAGTGCGTGGAGAATCCATGATCGGGGCCAACATCTGCGATGGCGACATGGTGATCTTAGAAGCCAAAGAACCCCGCCCGCGCGACATCGTGGCGGCGCTCATTGATGGTGAAACCACTCTGAAGCGTTTCCTCATCAAAGACGGGCGGCCGTATCTCCAAGCGGAGAACCCTGACTTTCCAGACCTCATTCCTGCCAATGAACTGCTGATCCAGGGCGTGATGCAGGCGCTTATCCGGCAGGTGGGTCGGGACTGA
- a CDS encoding tetratricopeptide repeat protein, protein MNLSPVPALHPIRCLFLLSSAALSLMAQEPTVPTTLPPKPAPAAVTAPTPPVVVPPASPAPSATAPAMTLVPPGKTGGLPDNTTVLAQRAATAFGEQKWEEARAAYEEMLKLDERNALAWANLGAVEQQAGKTKEALECFEKSVLINPNLAQSWSALGLIYSSNGDTYRAISCFTRAIHEEPADARAHNYLAIAAKNLGWIDAAQNELQRAIELNPQYGIAHFNLALLYLDQKPPAIELAKRHYEKAVALGVEKDEIVERRLKE, encoded by the coding sequence ATGAATCTTTCACCCGTGCCTGCCCTCCACCCCATCCGTTGTCTTTTCTTGCTATCGAGTGCTGCATTAAGCCTGATGGCCCAGGAACCGACGGTCCCCACAACTTTGCCTCCAAAGCCTGCTCCTGCGGCAGTGACTGCGCCTACGCCGCCAGTAGTGGTGCCCCCCGCGTCACCCGCACCGTCTGCCACGGCACCCGCGATGACTTTGGTGCCTCCTGGAAAGACGGGCGGTTTGCCCGATAATACCACGGTTCTTGCCCAGCGTGCCGCCACGGCCTTTGGCGAACAAAAGTGGGAGGAGGCCCGCGCGGCGTATGAAGAGATGCTGAAGCTGGATGAGCGCAATGCCCTGGCCTGGGCCAATCTGGGTGCTGTGGAGCAGCAGGCGGGCAAGACCAAGGAGGCCTTGGAATGCTTTGAGAAATCGGTCCTCATCAATCCTAACCTTGCGCAGTCTTGGAGCGCCTTGGGCCTCATCTATTCCTCGAATGGCGATACCTACCGCGCCATTTCTTGTTTCACCCGGGCTATTCATGAAGAGCCCGCGGATGCCCGAGCGCACAACTACTTGGCGATTGCGGCCAAAAATCTCGGCTGGATTGATGCCGCACAAAATGAACTCCAGCGCGCCATCGAGCTGAACCCTCAGTATGGCATCGCCCATTTTAATCTGGCCCTGCTTTACCTGGACCAGAAACCCCCAGCGATTGAACTGGCCAAGCGCCACTATGAAAAAGCTGTGGCTCTCGGAGTGGAAAAGGATGAGATCGTGGAGCGGAGGCTGAAGGAGTGA